GTTCATGAGTATCGAATTACCAACGGTCAATGTCGAGCTTGGTTTCGGCCGTTTATTAGATTTGCTTCACaaaggtgaaaaatgaagcgCACAATAAAAGGCGATGTTTGGGAACGTTGTGAATTGTGGAAAGCAAGTATCTGAGATGTGCGGGCATCTATTGTACTGTTCTGGCCTTCCGACAACTCATCGAGGATCTGATATGCTTCTATGCGTTTGTCCCCAATACCGATGCCGTGGTTAGAGTGAATTATGAAGGCAGCGTCTgtgaaataaatgtaaatCAATAGCAGATGCTGCAGCGGTAATGCGTTCAACGAATAAACGATACAGTGTAGTATTTTCTCGTGTATTTGAATCTCTAGTGCATACCAGCTGCATAGATGGGGAAAATTAGCGtaaaaaatttgaaagtaATTTTATATCAACAGATAAAAAAACTTAATTTACTTAAAACTTTTCTTCGGTGGATATgacttttcatttccatttgaaaatttatttatttcttattGATTAGAACCGTTTTGTTCATGTTCCATGAAAATCTTGTTAAAAATGTTACATGTGTaaatttgttgtattttgtatcTTAAATTTGTCACAATAATACGGCAGAACAGCCACAAACATCATGAAGCCGATAAAGTAAGTCAAAAAGGTAAATCAATGGCGAAAAAACATGCCCTCTACATTTTTCTAGACCTCCATTTGATGCGGCACCATTTCGGGATAGTGAACGGTAGTTAAAATAGTCAATTGGTatcgaaaaatcgaacatGAACCGAGCATTTTTGGCAGCTTTTCGACGATATATCGGCCACCAATTGGGTAACTGAAAATAATAcactaaataaaataaagattgATTTCATTCCGGCTACCAAAGCACATCCGCCGCAGCCCCTGACGCATAACGGAGAAAAGCTGCCTTGTGGTTGTTTGCGAGAGTGCACCACAAAACAACAATGGAATCCGTTTCCAAATATGCCTCTATCCTTAAAACTACTTAATAGATTATCCTTTCAGCGAGACCCACAATGCCTGCCCCCAATTACCGCTTTCACACCGCTCAAGCGTCGGTATTAAATCGGCATtaagataaataataaacattttaccattttccccttttttctcgctcctgctctctctctctctctctctctctctctctctctctctctcaagctctttctctctccccgccccatctttctctctcactcccggGGGCGCTTCCAAAGGACCTCTGAAGGAAAGCGGAACAATGCGAGGAGTGGTAGTtacgcgaaaaaaagggcacgaatGAAAACAGCACataaagggagaaaaaaaaacacacgcacgcatacggtcgcacacacgcacacgcgggaGATCGCTTCAATTACTGCTATTATTGCGTTCGCCATTGTCGTCCCCATTGTTCGGCAACATATTTCAGCTTCTTTCTCAGCTGAACTCGCTGAACAAAACTGACGGCCGCAAGATGTCCGTGCGCGCGCGCCGCTGCGTGCCTCGACTACTCGAATTAAGTTTTATAGTTTCCGAATGGGCGTGCGCGGGCTGGGGGCGCAGAGCCGTCCAAGGACGATTAATGGGCGAGGGCAAACAATGGCCCGGCCAGggatgaagaagatgaaacaaaaccagGAACAACAAATCACAAAAGGGAACAGAACGAAACGTAgggacaaaaacaacaacatttaCTAGAACGTTTAACGTCCAAAATGAGTGGCACAAGCGAAACCGAACGAGAGGGGTGGTGGACGCATGGGGCAGCAGGGGAATAGAAAAGGGCTGGACCGGTTGCCAGCCAGCGCAACCCCCTGGCGAGTTTGGTTTAGAAGGGAGGAAGGAGGGGAAGAGCGGAAGatgggaagggggaggggaggggagaggggggggggtggtgaagGGAAAGCGGCCAACAGGAAGGCGGCTGAGTTTTTCATCATGTCTTTCTTTGCGCGCGCGGTTTGTGTGCTGTTTATTGAGCGGTTAGTAGAATGAGCTCAAGAGCAAATAACAgccgaaaaagaaaggaaagagcGATGGATAGAGCGGGAAAAaacatcgcacacacacacacacactcgcacacgccAACTtgaaagaagaataaaaaaatagagTACAATAAATATGCCCGGACCGGAAACAATGGCAAACCGGACGAGAGCGGGTTGTGATCCTGGGATCAGGATCCCTATCCTGGCGTCCTGTCGTCCTAgtcatcctcgtcgtcctcgccgTCCTCGACTGCACTGGAGCCAAACCGTAAACCGTACATCGCGGTCGTGTGGGCCAGAGCTATATGTACGTCATCGCCGTTTTGCTTGGCTCTGTTGTATAGATATAGCTCTGTACTAGCTCGAGCAGGCTCTGTTCCGCCATTTGCAAGATCCTGGTTTCCCGGCGGGTGACTTTCCGGTCAACGTCCACCGAAGAGTTGGTGCATCTTCCACGCGGGTTGTCTTCCGCAACGCAATCAAATGGTAATTCTGCACCACACGAACCTTGAGATTCCAAGCTGAGTGGGTAAAAACGCGATAAAGCGAAGAATTCACGACTTCTGACCAAGTTAGCGTGTCATATCCGTCGCTGTCCACCAGGGCAATCCTTGGAGGTTAATGGCGTGAATGCAAGTTACGATTTCTGTCGCGCCGTTACGAGTGGAAAACGCTCCCTGCGAGACGGGGATTTTCCGACCCCTGCAAGCGaaagacaaaacaataaaCGCACTATAATTAGGACGCAAGTACAATTGGGTCGTTTTAGAGCGTTCGAGCGTCCTGCAAGGCATCGCGGAAATGGAAGGCTATCCGACATTCTTCGACATCATCGTAacggtcggtttttttttcttcttttattacGAAACGACGTGGGAATAGCTGTCATGCTGTAAAGCATCCCTGAACTTGCTCGTTTGTGGTTGCTTGTGGGACGAATTAAGACGGTTTACACGTTCAGCAATGAAATGAGTCGTAATGGACTACTGGAGCATTTATTATCATCGCCAGTGAAACAGCATTTTAAAACTAAACTCTGGGATGTGTACCACGATTCACTGGAAAATGCTGCATTACGTGATCGTTGTCTCGCTGTGTTCagaaattgaattcatttgaATGTTTCTACTACTCGCATAGGGTTTTAGAAAAATTGTTCGAAttaaaaacaccaaaacacgaaaaaaaaaacaagtaaatgTAAACAGTTTTGTACAACCCCTCCGATGGTTGGAAGCCGCAAGTATATTACATTAGCGATGTGTTGTACGATGCATCATGATACAGCTGCCAGAGCACTGACTTAGATTTGAGAGCTCGAACGAAAGGCGGCTGTTTATACATGTACATGTACGTGGTTTTTCGCAGCCAACCGGGAAACTGTCGCTGGCAAGAGCACCCAAAATAATTCACCAACTTTGTCGCCAGAAAGAAACCAGTAGCACAAGCTCTTTGCAAGAAAGTAAACGCTCGaaacacaacgaaacaaacagaaataaaaaaaactggccCAGAAATAACAGATAACGCAGAGTTTggggtttgggaaaaattgggatggaaaatgtggaaaCAACATGATTTTTCCTAGCCATTCATTTGGGGCTCACGATTGGATCGGTCGCCTGTTTCACCATGCATTTCCATGGTTTGTGAAGTACAAAAAAAGTACAATAATAAGGAAGAAGTATACGTCACTTATAACACTTGACTGTGCGGCTCGCAATCGTTATGTTTAAGGTTACATAGTGTAAGGAAAAAATGTACATTATTTCCCGTCCGGGCCAGTCGGGCCCTGGTGGCGATTTACATGTTTCTGTAAAACATCTCTCCCGTGGCGTCGTTACCAGAGTGGTAGGGGAAAGAACAGAGGCACTGCTCCGCGTCCCGAATGCAAACGTTACCATCGGAGGGGTTTTGAGGGACAGCACCACGTCCACTACATAGTCGCCGCAGGGCCGGTCTCGAAGAGCTGGACACGCCTACGATTCTAGCATGGCACATCGTGCTGTGCGTCGTTATTTTTTAACTGTATTCCCTTATCGAAATCGACGACAGTTAATCACTCTCTTGCCACCCACCAGGACCTTATGGAGGCGCTAGCGGCCCGTTTTACGCAAGGCGACGAATCGAAGCGCGTTCTGAAACGGCCGGAGTCGGAAAAGCGGAGGTTTTTGAGCAAGAAGATAAAAAACTCCGACCCGAGCTTTATGTGGTGCCGTTGCAAAAAAGTGGTCGTTTTCGGGCTCCTACTCAGCTCCATCGGAGACGATCGGGGAGCATGTTGCACAGGAAAATATACAGTTTTCGTTGGGTTTGCATGTGAGCCTGGCGAGATACgataaattgtgtttttttttatttattggcaCTTTTGTAGTTGtaagtttattatttaaatgtatTATGCGAATAGCATTACGCAGGAACTTGAGACGATTCTATAAGATTACTTTAGTTccttatttaatttattgctcgCAGATGGGattataaattatgcattctATTTGCGTTACTTGCTAGAATTCTTGTAGCATCACGTCTCGGGATAGATATGCTTGACTGAAGAAGAGCGCCatttatattcaaatttatgctACTTTACCAACTGGCTAAGCAAAAATATTCTCCacgaaattgttttaaataatcaAACCCTTTTGTAACGTTGAACAATATGTACATTTTTGAAATTCTGATTGCCTTCAAAAAGTATATTCAGAGCGATGCGCGTAATTTTTCTATCATATTCGTGACTGGAGCTAAAGTGATGTgtagacaaaaaaatcctAGCATGTGCTACAATTGCGGGAAATAAACTAAGCTACTCGATATGTCTAAAACCATAACTATACCATGGCAACATTAATTGAAGTGAATGGGAgaatatatgaatatatttaaGATTTCACAGAATCTATGAAATTAGTATTTTTATGAGCCTACGCTCATAGTATTtttgaaaaagatgaaatttaaaataatggaAATCCTAGACACAACGAGGCATagcttgaaataaattatacaaataataaaattaaaattttgatGTGTTATAGTCTCGTTAAATTTGCTGAACAAATAACATAATTTTTGTTGAGAAAATTGATTCGTCTTAGTCATGTTGTTATATCGGAACCCCCAACATCGTGTTGATTCTAATAATAGCTGCAGCAATAAGGTTAATGATTGAACTCACAAATTGCTTAATTGTATCCAGTGATCGTAAGACAGTTATACAGTTTGAAACTGGATTGTGTTTGCAAAATCTATCGGGAGACAAAGTGTTTTTCATAAAGTGATACCTTAAAGAAAGGGCTATCCCGTATCTTGacatattaaaaatttattcaaaaatgtTTAAGTACTGCAATAATTTCACCCCAGGTGTCATATTTTTAGTTAGCTTGATGTTTAAAAATTACACAGTAATACGTTCGCATCCTTTCGTGCAAATGTAATGAATCGCTAgatgaacaaacaaatgcGGCTGTTCATGCTATTCATCATTCATTTCTAAGTGAATTCAttcatttaaacaaatttgttcaTTCATTATTCGAGCAGTGGTAAAACGTCGAACAAACCTCAAACAAAGCGTTTATGATCTCGAAAAGGATTTTAGCCTTCAAGTCAAACAACCGCCAAATTGTGCTTGATCGACTATAGCTTGACATTCCTTATTTGCTCGAAATTTTATACTAGAGTGTTCAATAATCACATCCATTTAGGCGCAGCTCACACGAAAGCTATTTTATAGTAGTGCTTGAGTACTACTAGTGCCCATCAAACCAGCAATTGACATTTTTGCAGAGCTCGAACACGCGTCGGCGCACTTCAGCATGCATAAGCATTCGCTGAAAATGCATATATTCTGAGTATGGATTTGTTTGCAAGGGAAAATGTACGTCGTGGGTCACTACTAAGTGTAAACAGCATCTTGGTGGCCTGGAGAAAGCCAATCTCCAGATCTGGTACGTGATAGGCAAAACTAAATTCATACAAACCGTTAGTGCGAGAAACAGTGCGGAATTGTAAATTAAAGCACGCTTGCAACCAAGATCCAAGCAGAATGAAATGTCATTAACAATTTATACCTTATGGACACGGTATTTGCATTTTCAGCAAACAAATGGCAACAGTAACGTTTGGACAAGCACGCACAATCAATCGAAGCAAGCAACATATTCGAGGAATACTGAGCATCCGGTACACTACCGAGACATACCAAACGCTTCCTTTTCACGAACGAGCGCTTTCAAAGAGATTCGTTACCGCAAAAATCCTCTTCCCACAACAATGGTGCAGTTTGTGGAGGGTAGCAGCGACAACCAACAGGAAATGGATGAATTGAATTTTGCTGGACGCTTACAAGGTACGTCTTGTGACTCGTACGAATTCTTTTACTTATTCTCATTGTCTCACCTTTATTTCAtcttttgattgttttctacAGCGCACATGGAACTAACTACATTTTTAGGCTTAGCATTGGGATTTGTCGCGCTGATCCTTGTGTTGTTTCTGTATGTTAATAAGATACGGTGCTTTGGATCGACTCCTCCTTTCCTTTCATTCGATGAACATCTGATTTCGGAGAAAACGTTTCATCGTATTAGTAAGTAGTTACGATAGAATGATAGAGCTCTAATTGGAGGGATTTTATTTAATATATACAGTTTGCAACATCGGTTATaaagttttgcaaaaactCCAATGAAAATTGTCCTTGGATGCTTTAGATTGTTGGTTTACTGTTGTAGCGTTCATTATAATGCTTAAATTAGGATCGAATTGACTAACTGTCAATTTTGCAGGAAACAGATTTGCCTACGATGGAAATAACAGCTCCGATTCCGAGGATGAGTCATTGCGCCGGCTTAAGTTGGAACCGTGCATCGATAGCTATACCAATAGTGCATCATGTTACCATACCAACGAAAATATTCTGGACCACACACCGCACTTCAACAGttacaataaaatattgtCAGCTGGAAAATTGACCCACTCATCACAGGATCTGTTGGCAATGGCTGAAGGCGGTAAAATCGGGATGCCACATTCAAGCAACGACTGTAGCTCCGGTAGTTCCATTGAGGTGAATCTAGACTACGGAACACGACTGTCCCTGGATGCGCATGTTAGTAATGATAGGTTGGCGAACGCGGAGAGCAATTCATGTATCGAAGGCCGTATTGTGGAGACAACCGATCTAAAAATGAGGGACAATATGCTTCTTCCGGAGTTGACGAAGGAAAGCGATCAGCGCGAGGTGCCTATAAGGAAGAAATCAAGCAAATCTTCGACCAGCCATCGTCTTGAAAGTGACAGTATCGGTACCTGCGTTGCATCGAACGAGACATCTGTAATCGATTTGAAAAGCAAAGTATTGGCGGACGAAAGCACTCCTGCGGCCCCAGTAGTTGACAGCTACCGACAGGTGTCACTAACGCAACAGGACAGTTTAGAAGACGTGCTTAGTCTTAATAATGATGTAAGTGTCGTGCGGATCATTATCCCGCTCCAGTTGAAGATACTCTGACAGTTCTAACACGTATGACCATTTCGTTTGCAACACAGTGTATTTTAGTATTTTCGCACGAGCCCCTCTACGATACCAGTGACCTGAAGTCACTGAAATCGGATGGCGATGCTGCAAATGCCGGTTTTGACGGACCCTCCTCGGCAAGCGGTTCAAATGGTACACTCGAGATTTCGCTGTTGTACGACGCGCCGATGCGCAAGATGACCGTGCACGTGCTGCAAGCGCGTGGTATATCTTCTCGGGGCGATAAAGGCCAATTAACTCACACGCAGGTGCGTCTGCTGATGCTGCCGGCTAAAAGACAGAAACACAAGACCAAAATCCGCTCCGGAGAAAATCCACAATTTATGGAGAGCTTCCTGCTACACCGTGTCAATCCAGAAGAGGTCAACTCGATGGGATTACGCATTCGGGTATATGGATGCGAGCGGATGCGTCGCGAGCGGTTAATTGGAGAGACTATTGTTAGTTTTGCTAACATTGATTTGGAGTTAGAAACGAACCTATGGCTCCCGTTAGAGTCTCGCACAACAAATACAGTAGGTTTTCTTTAGATAGTTGCAAATCACATCACCCATAAAACTTTGGTTAAATCGACAAGCTGAGAGTCTTATAAGCATGGCATGGCCGTGAATCACAGAGTCAATCGAGTTTAGGAATCATTGATAATCGACTGTCCCATTAATAGTCCTAATcttgattttcatttaaacaGGATACGGCATCTACTAGTGATTTGTTGAGCATTGCTCGATCAGATAGCGCGGGTTCTACCACTTCCATGCAGCATGGTGGCGTACCAGAGTTGTTGCTAGGATTAGGCTACAATGGAATAACTGGCCGACTAACAGTGGAAGTAAGTcgattgtttgcaaaataacaaattataTTGTTGAACATATACAATTTTGGCCTATCTAACCGTTTATTTCAGATTGTAAAAGGGAGTCATTTTAGAAATCATTCTCTACCCAAGGTTCCCGACACGTACGTCAAGCTGTGTTTGGTAAGCAGTATGGGCCAGGAAATTGCACGATCTAAAACATCTACACGTCGCGGACAATCCAATCCATTGTTTAAGGAAACGTTTATATTCCAAGTAAGTGTCATCGATATATCTACGAGTATATCGTTAGTACTGATGCCATTTCTACTTCTTTGGTCCAGGTGGCACTATTCCAACTGAACGATGTCACACTCATcgtgtccatatacgccaagcGGAAtatgaaacggaacgaaatggTTGGTTGGTTCAGCATGGGCCTCAACTCTAGCGGCCCGGAAGAGATGATCCATTGGAATGAGATGCGCGAATCAAGTTCACGATCCGAGCTGATTACCCGATGGCACGTTTTGGTAGATTCTTGATTTTAATTCTTCCCTTTTGAGCACCGCTCGCGAACACTTGCTTGTAAGCGGCGTGATAGGGAAGTGCATTTTTAGAATTGGAAACGCGAACCACAACGCGAAGTGGAAATCATTGGAACAAATTGGAAAAGGCCTCCAGTAAGCCTGTTTTATCTCATTCTTTAATAATGAATCCAATTATTGGTGTAACTTGTCAAACGACcgatatttttactttttccgtCGAAAACAAAGTTTACATggtatttataaaaataagtaataaataaaaaaatcacaaacataAATAACTTTAATGAAAAACTTGTTTCCTTATTCgaattttaatcttttttattaaaaatatttcattatggTTAAATTGCATCATTTCCCTGTCACTACTGCACGTGAAACGATTCACGTAAATATTGTCAATTTTATATGCTTTTCTaaaaatctaaaacaattCCAGAATCCATTTAAATTACTTATGActaaacacgaaacaaaataaacatctGAAGCTATTCAATGACTATTGCTTATCTTCAATGCTCCACTGTTTTATACAGTAGTTATTGTCGTCCTTGCCACAGCTTACTAGTTTTCTATCATCAAAACATTCAAGCCGGTATACGCACTCTAAAACGATCAAAACCGTTTGAATTGCTAACCACGATAGCTCTGCATATTTTACTTACCACTGTGGATGTTCATTTCGTATTCGACAACACCCTGCAGCATGTTCCATACATGAAGTTTGCCGTTTACATCACCCATTAGTAAATATTTGCCATTTGTTGTCCAGCAAAGACAACGCACTACTGCGTTCAGCTCTTTCCGGCAGATCGTCATACTGCTATCAGCATCAGTTACGTACATGATCCGATCTTCTCCACAAGAAGCAATTAATGTGCCTTTGTTATTGAACTTTACCTCACACACTCCATTATGATGCGTCTGCAATATCTTGTGATTTTCGCGGGCGTATGAGGTCGGAATAATTTTGGCATCGAGATCGTACAGTAATAGCTCCCCATTTTGTAATCCGACTGCCATGCGGATGCTGCGTTCGCTGGCAGAGGTGTCGATGCAGACGATCTTCTCTTCTAGTACGAAGTACCCAACAACGGAATCGTTATGGTAATTGTTCCATATCCTGAAACAATATTGCAGATGTACTGCTCGTAAAACTTTTTGCAAAGTTTAGGATTAGGAAACTTACTTTAAACTGCAGTCCCAGCTACCAGATATAAGTAACCGATGGGACGGAACATAGGATAGACACGATACGGCATCATCATGTGCCCGGATGGTGCTTGCAATTTTGCCAAAGTCAAAATTATATATTAAACTACAATAAAGAGAAATCAAAATTGGGTCGAAGTACATATGAGTAAAACAtaaacgaaagtgaaagtaaGCTTCTTTGTGCATACATTGTATCATCCCAACCGCCAAGAATGATGGATTTGTCGTTCGATATTTGTACTGAACTGATTGGAAGATTGCTTAGCTGTACACTGCggatttttcgcttttcagcGAGATTGTAGCATGTCATTGTACCATCTTTGCTAGTAGTAAATATATTACCAGACGAGGCATCTACTACTAATGCGGTGATCATATCCTTGTGCGAACAATATTCAATTTCTTTCTGAATTGACATTTTGCAACCTGCTCCGAGACTGACCGGTATTGCTAACAGCTTGGA
This genomic interval from Anopheles nili chromosome X, idAnoNiliSN_F5_01, whole genome shotgun sequence contains the following:
- the LOC128728725 gene encoding synaptotagmin-16, translating into MVQFVEGSSDNQQEMDELNFAGRLQAHMELTTFLGLALGFVALILVLFLYVNKIRCFGSTPPFLSFDEHLISEKTFHRIRNRFAYDGNNSSDSEDESLRRLKLEPCIDSYTNSASCYHTNENILDHTPHFNSYNKILSAGKLTHSSQDLLAMAEGGKIGMPHSSNDCSSGSSIEVNLDYGTRLSLDAHVSNDRLANAESNSCIEGRIVETTDLKMRDNMLLPELTKESDQREVPIRKKSSKSSTSHRLESDSIGTCVASNETSVIDLKSKVLADESTPAAPVVDSYRQVSLTQQDSLEDVLSLNNDCILVFSHEPLYDTSDLKSLKSDGDAANAGFDGPSSASGSNGTLEISLLYDAPMRKMTVHVLQARGISSRGDKGQLTHTQVRLLMLPAKRQKHKTKIRSGENPQFMESFLLHRVNPEEVNSMGLRIRVYGCERMRRERLIGETIVSFANIDLELETNLWLPLESRTTNTDTASTSDLLSIARSDSAGSTTSMQHGGVPELLLGLGYNGITGRLTVEIVKGSHFRNHSLPKVPDTYVKLCLVSSMGQEIARSKTSTRRGQSNPLFKETFIFQVALFQLNDVTLIVSIYAKRNMKRNEMVGWFSMGLNSSGPEEMIHWNEMRESSSRSELITRWHVLVDS